Below is a genomic region from Streptomyces ferrugineus.
CTCCACCCGGAAGGTCTCGCCGTCCTCCAGCTGGACGTCGAGATAGCCGTTGAAGGCGATCGGCTCGTCGTACTGGGAGGTCTGGAAGTTCTTCGGCATGTCCGGATAGAAGTAGTTCTTCCGGGCGAAGCGGCACCACTCGGCGATCTCGCAGTTCAGCGCGAGACCGATCTTGATCGCGGACTCGACGCCGGTCGCGTTGACGACCGGGAGCGCGCCGGGCAGGCCGAGGCAGGTGGGGCAGGTCTGCGTGTTGGCGTCCTGACCGAGGGCGGTCGAACAGCCGCAGAACATCTTGGTCTTGGTGCCGAGTTCGACATGGACCTCGAGGCCCATGACGGGGTCGTACGACGCCAGCGCGTCCTCGTACGACACCAGGTCGGTCGTGGTGGTCACGGTGAAACTTCCCTCTCAGCCCAGCAGGACGTCGTCGTCGCCCAGCCGCTTCAGCTCGCGGTAGAGGATGGCGAGGCCGGTGACGATGGCGGCGGCGGACACGGCGGCGTCGATCAGGACCAGCGTGTCGCTTTCGGCACGGGCCTTCTTGAACCGCTTGGCGACGCCGACGGCGCCGAACGCCGTGGTGGCGATGGACAGGTACGTACCGGACTTGGACTTCTTGAAGTCCTTGGCCTTGGACAGCTTGCTCACAGCGACGGTGCCTCCTCCAGGAGCGGGTGCCCCCACTTTTCCACGAAGGCCGCCTCGACGGCCGCGCCGACCTTGTACAGACGGTCGTCCCGCATCGCCGGGGCGATGATCTGCAGGCCGACCGGGAGGTTGTCCTCCGGCGCCAGACCGCACGGCAGCGACATGGCCGCGTTGCCCGCGAGGTTGGTCGGGATGGTGCACAGGTCGGCGAGGTACATCGCCATCGGGTCGTCGGCGCGCTCGCCGATCGCGAAGGCGGTGGTCGGCGTCGTCGGCGAGACGATGACGTCCACCTGCTCGAAGGCCTTCTCGAAGTCGCGCGTGATGAGCGTGCGGACCTTCTGGGCGCTGCCGTAGTACGCGTCGTAGTAGCCGGAGCTGAGCGCGTACGTGCCGAGCATGATGCGGCGCTTGACCTCGGGGCCGAAGCCCGCCTCACGGGTGAGGGAGGTGACCTCCTCGGCAGAGTGCGTGCCGTCGTCGCCGGTCCGCAGGCCGTAGCGCAGGCCGTCGAAGCGGGCGAGGTTGGAGGAGCACTCGGAGGGCGCGATCAGGTAGTACGCCGACAGCGCGAGGTCGAAGGACCGGCAGTCCAGCTCGACGATCTCGGCGCCCAGCTCCTTGAGGAGGGCCACGGACTCGTCGAAGCGCTGGATGACGCCGGCCTGGTAGCCCTCGCCTCGGAACTGCTTGACGACGCCGACGCGCATGCCGGCGACGCTGCCGTTGCGAGCGGCCTCGACGACCGGCGGGACCGGGGCGTCGATGGACGTGGAGTCCAGCGGGTCGTGCCCGGCGATGACCTCGTGCAGCAGGGCCGCGTCCAGGACCGTACGGGCGCAGGGCCCGCCCTGGTCGAGGGAGGAGGAGAAGGCGACCATGCCGAAGCGGGACACCGCGCCGTACGTCGGCTTCACGCCGACCGTGCCGGTGACGGCGGCCGGCTGGCGGATGGAGCCGCCGGTGTCGGTACCGATGGCCAGCGGCGCCTGGAAGGAGGCGAGCGCGGCGGAGGAACCGCCGCCGGAACCGCCGGGGATCTTGGTGAGGTCCCAGGGGTTGCCGGTCGGGCCGTAGGCGCTGTTCTCGGTGGAGGACCCCATGGCGAACTCGTCCATGTTGGTCTTGCCGAGGATGACCACGTCGGCGGCCTTGAGCCGCTTGGTGAGCGTCGCGTCGTACGGCGGGATCCAGCCCTCGAGGATCTTCGAACCGACGGTCGTCGGAACGCCCTCGGTGGTGAAGATGTCCTTCAGCGCGAGGGGGACGCCGGCCAGCGGGCCGAGCTTCTCGCCCTTCGCCCGCTTCTCGTCGACGGCACGGGCCTGGGCGAGGGCGCCCTCGCGGTCGACGTGCAGGAAGGCGTGCACCTTCTCGTCGACGGCCTCGATGCGGGCCAGGTGGGCCTCGGCGACCTCGACGGCCGTCAGCTCGCCGGAGGCGATCTTCGCGGCGGTCTCGGCGGCGGTGAGCTTGATGATGTCCGTCATGGCTTCTTAGTCCTCCCCCAGGATCTGCGGCACCTTGAAACGCTGCTGCTCCTGGGCCGGGGCGCCGGAGAGCGCCTGCTCGGGGGTGAGCGACGGACGGACCTCGTCCACGCGCATGACGTTCGTCAGCGGGAGCGGGTGCGAGGTCGGCGGTACGTCTTGGTCGGCGACCTCGCTGACGCGGGCGACCGCGCCGATGATGTCGTCCAGCTGGCCGGCGAAGTGATCAAGCTCTTCGGGCTTCAGCTCCAGACGCGCCAGCCGGGCGAGGTGGGCGACCTCCTCGCGCGTAATGCCAGGCATGCAGCGATCCTCTGGGGTGAGTGTGTGGTTTGGGGCTGGGGCTAGTCGTCCCAATCCTATGGGGCGGGGGCCGATGCCCGTGAAACGGTTTCGCCGCGCCTCGGGGCGAGGCACCGCCGGCACACGGGCGTCAGACGGCGAACAGCAGTCCGGCGCTGATGAGCACGACGACCGCCGTGGCGAAGTGGATCCCGAAGGCCACCGCCTTCGCGCCGCCGTGCCGCAGCACTATCAGGGTGTCGCAGAGCGGGACGATCGCCACGGCGAGCATGAACCAGGCCTCGGCGCGGGCACCGACGAAGAGCAGCAGCGCCAGGCCCACCAGGCCGAAGGTGCCGTCCCGCAGGCCCTTGATCGAGAGATACGCGCCGGCGTCACCGTCGGGCCGGGCGGGGACGCCGTAGCCGGTGGCGGCGGAGGCGGGCCGGAACAGGAACTGGTATCCGAGGAACAGGCAGAACAGGTTGAGTACGACGGCCAGGGCATAGGCGGTCACGGTCATGTCGTCACTCCTTGCTAGCAGCGCTAGGGACAGGAGCGAAGCTAGCAGAGCATCGACCGCTTCGCTAGCGCTGCTAGAATTCCTGGTATGTCGATCCAGACGCGCAGGGAGCGCGAACGAGCGGAACGCGAGCGGCTGATCGTCACGGCGGCCAGGGAACTCGCGGAGTCGGAGGGCTGGGACGCGGTGACGACCCGTCGGCTGGCGGCGGAGATCGAGTACAGCCAGCCGGTCCTCTACAGCCACTTCAAGGGCAAGGACGCGATCATGGCCGCGGTCGCGGTGCAGGGCTGCGCGGATCTGGCGGCCGAGTTGCGCACGGCCCGTACGGCGGTGACGGGCGAGCGGGCGGCGCTGG
It encodes:
- the gatA gene encoding Asp-tRNA(Asn)/Glu-tRNA(Gln) amidotransferase subunit GatA; this translates as MTDIIKLTAAETAAKIASGELTAVEVAEAHLARIEAVDEKVHAFLHVDREGALAQARAVDEKRAKGEKLGPLAGVPLALKDIFTTEGVPTTVGSKILEGWIPPYDATLTKRLKAADVVILGKTNMDEFAMGSSTENSAYGPTGNPWDLTKIPGGSGGGSSAALASFQAPLAIGTDTGGSIRQPAAVTGTVGVKPTYGAVSRFGMVAFSSSLDQGGPCARTVLDAALLHEVIAGHDPLDSTSIDAPVPPVVEAARNGSVAGMRVGVVKQFRGEGYQAGVIQRFDESVALLKELGAEIVELDCRSFDLALSAYYLIAPSECSSNLARFDGLRYGLRTGDDGTHSAEEVTSLTREAGFGPEVKRRIMLGTYALSSGYYDAYYGSAQKVRTLITRDFEKAFEQVDVIVSPTTPTTAFAIGERADDPMAMYLADLCTIPTNLAGNAAMSLPCGLAPEDNLPVGLQIIAPAMRDDRLYKVGAAVEAAFVEKWGHPLLEEAPSL
- the gatC gene encoding Asp-tRNA(Asn)/Glu-tRNA(Gln) amidotransferase subunit GatC translates to MPGITREEVAHLARLARLELKPEELDHFAGQLDDIIGAVARVSEVADQDVPPTSHPLPLTNVMRVDEVRPSLTPEQALSGAPAQEQQRFKVPQILGED
- a CDS encoding DUF4267 domain-containing protein, which encodes MTVTAYALAVVLNLFCLFLGYQFLFRPASAATGYGVPARPDGDAGAYLSIKGLRDGTFGLVGLALLLFVGARAEAWFMLAVAIVPLCDTLIVLRHGGAKAVAFGIHFATAVVVLISAGLLFAV